The Coffea arabica cultivar ET-39 chromosome 8e, Coffea Arabica ET-39 HiFi, whole genome shotgun sequence genome window below encodes:
- the LOC113702984 gene encoding uncharacterized protein isoform X1: MCSIANAPSSRLRAFPPPPINLMLSSTSLNCPKTFPRRPLRSIPAPPFFRASKLNPNIKSVAGLTHTFRPSCTKKWKISCFRHEECSSAGINRESLGEESRHEDLRKTEVEKPSTGKRSWISSLGEWVDAVLRVIGKPWTVPWTAETILQVTLLWVVSFWFVGSWMIPFGAHMVGFNKESLTYRGQALFSLLTDVTEGLAGILILHRCLSRFRPLPSDWFKFSLKGKWLLDVVLGCLMFPLVNRLSQFNLDLLPVLPSTPVTLSTVEQSIMARDPVAMGLYALVLVVCAPLWEEIVFRGFLLPSLTKYMPVWCSVLMSSVAFALAHFNVQRMLPLIFLGVVMGVIYARSRSLLPSILLHSLWNGFVFLDLMK, encoded by the exons ATGTGTTCAATCGCTAATGCCCCCTCTTCTAGATTAAGGGCTTTTCCTCCTCCTCCGATTAATCTTATGCTCAGCTCCACTTCTTTGAATTGCCCCAAAACTTTCCCCCGAAGACCTCTCCGTTCCATTCCAGCCCCTCCATTTTTTAGGGCTTCTAAATTGAACCCAAATATCAAATCTGTAGCTGGACTTACTCATACCTTCAGACCCTCCTGTACGAAG AAGTGGAAAATATCGTGCTTCAGGCATGAGGAATGTTCTTCAGCGGGAATCAATCGAGAGTCTCTTGGGGAGGAGAGTCGACATGAAGATTTGCGGAAAACAGAAGTTGAAAAGCCAAGTACTGGGAAAAGAAGTTGGATATCAAGTCTTGGAGAG TGGGTAGATGCTGTGTTAAGAGTGATTGGAAAACCGTGGACTGTACCATGGACAGCAGAGACCATCCTACAG GTTACACTCCTCTGGGTTGTCTCATTCTGGTTCGTAGGTTCTTGGATGATTCCGTTTGGAGCGCATATGGTGGGATTCAACAAGGAATCACTAACTTATAGAGGGCAAGCTTTGTTCAGCCTTTTGACTGATGTGACTGAAGGTCTTGCTGGAATTTTAATTCTTCATCGTTGTCTGTCTAGATTTCGCCCACTTCCATCAGATTGGTTTAAATTTAGCCTCAAAGGGAAGTGGCTGTTGGATGTTGTTCTGGGATGCTTGATGTTTCCATTGGTTAACAGGCTGTCACAGTTCAACCTTGATTTATTGCCTGTTCTGCCTTCAACTCCTGTAACTCTATCAACTGTGGAGCAGTCAATCATGGCACGAGATCCGGTGGCAATGGGGTTGTACGCATTGGTACTTGTTGTGTGTGCTCCGTTGTGGGAAGAAATTGTGTTTCGTGGTTTCCTTCTGCCTTCCTTGACTAAATACATGCCCGTCTGGTGTTCAGTCCTAATGAGTTCTGTTGCTTTTGCTTTAGCACATTTTAATGTACAGAGAATGTTGCCACTAATTTTTCTAGGGGTTGTGATGGGTGTAATTTATGCACGGTCTAGGAGTCTACTACCATCAATTCTCTTGCATAGTTTGTGGAATGGGTTTGTATTCTTAGATTTGATGAAATAA
- the LOC113702984 gene encoding uncharacterized protein isoform X2, whose protein sequence is MCSIANAPSSRLRAFPPPPINLMLSSTSLNCPKTFPRRPLRSIPAPPFFRASKLNPNIKSVAGLTHTFRPSCTKKWKISCFRHEECSSAGINRESLGEESRHEDLRKTEVEKPSTGKRSWISSLGEWVDAVLRVIGKPWTVPWTAETILQVTLLWVVSFWFVGSWMIPFGAHMVGFNKESLTYRGQALFSLLTDVTEGCHSSTLIYCLFCLQLL, encoded by the exons ATGTGTTCAATCGCTAATGCCCCCTCTTCTAGATTAAGGGCTTTTCCTCCTCCTCCGATTAATCTTATGCTCAGCTCCACTTCTTTGAATTGCCCCAAAACTTTCCCCCGAAGACCTCTCCGTTCCATTCCAGCCCCTCCATTTTTTAGGGCTTCTAAATTGAACCCAAATATCAAATCTGTAGCTGGACTTACTCATACCTTCAGACCCTCCTGTACGAAG AAGTGGAAAATATCGTGCTTCAGGCATGAGGAATGTTCTTCAGCGGGAATCAATCGAGAGTCTCTTGGGGAGGAGAGTCGACATGAAGATTTGCGGAAAACAGAAGTTGAAAAGCCAAGTACTGGGAAAAGAAGTTGGATATCAAGTCTTGGAGAG TGGGTAGATGCTGTGTTAAGAGTGATTGGAAAACCGTGGACTGTACCATGGACAGCAGAGACCATCCTACAG GTTACACTCCTCTGGGTTGTCTCATTCTGGTTCGTAGGTTCTTGGATGATTCCGTTTGGAGCGCATATGGTGGGATTCAACAAGGAATCACTAACTTATAGAGGGCAAGCTTTGTTCAGCCTTTTGACTGATGTGACTGAAG GCTGTCACAGTTCAACCTTGATTTATTGCCTGTTCTGCCTTCAACTCCTGTAA